The DNA sequence GGCAAACCTTTGTAGGTTGCGGGGTTTAAACCCGGAAACTGAAACCTTTGTTGTGACAGGGGCATTTTTAATGGTGCTATCTCTACGCCTTTATTTAACCATTGCGGGGCATATTCGAAGGTACTGAGTTTTGAGGCGGGGTCATAAACCAGTGCACCGACTCTTTCTCCCCACAAAAGCACTTCTGCCAGATTTTGCATTTACCAGTCCAGTTCTTTATCAACAAGCTTATCGCTCATACTACCCTGCTTTATATTGCTTTTGGATGTTGTTGCAGATTTTGCACGCCGCCTTTTTTTTCCCTGTAACTTTAATTGTTCCATCGGGCTAAAAGTGACTTCAGGTATAAATTGCTCAACCAGGTCGAGCTTACCCAACACCCTAAGTACCGCGATAATATTTTCAAATTTTGCCTGCCCTGTTACCAGTTTACGGTAACTCACTCTTGATAAACCCACCTCATCGGCTATCTGTTGCTGAGTCCGGTTTTGCTCCAGCCGAAGTTGCTCAATTCTTTGCCCCAGCGCCTCTGCAATGGCTTTATTGGTCATAGAATAAAAATTCATAAGGATAACTTTTATTTACTTTATATATAAATTAACTAATTAATGTAAATATTTCTATACAATATACGCCAAATAAAACTTATATCAAGTTTTCTTATCATCACTTTCCTTATAAGCAATCCCCGTAACAATAAAACGACAGGCCCCATCGGGTAACATAACCTCCACTTCATCATCCAGTGACTTTTTCATCAGGGCACGAGCGACGGGTGAGTCCATACTAATCCACCCCTTCTCCACATCGAACTCATCGGGTCCAACAATACGATAAGTGACCACTTCACCTTCTTCATCCTCCAGCTCCACCCAGGCACCAAAGAAGATCTGTGATTCATTGCTGGGCACACTATCCACCACAGTTAAATCATCCAGGCGTTTTTGTAGATAGCGAATACGTCGATCCATCTCACACAGTTGTTTTTTACGATAGATATATTCAGCATTCTCAGAACGATCACCCTCGGCTGCCGCTGCGGTTATCGCTGTGGTGACCTCACGCCGTCGTACCCACAGATCTGCGAGTTCAGCATCCAGACGATCATAGCCCTGGCGGGTGATATAAGCCGAACTACGTGGTTGTGGTGGACGATAACGTGACATAAAACCCTCAGCGTTAATTTATTCGTTATGCGTTTTTGTCTTTTAAGCGACCCGTTACATATTTATGTAAAACACTAGACATTAGTGTTTGATAAGGGAGGCCTTCGATAAGAGCTTTTTCTTGCAGTAGATCTAGATCTATTTTTGAAATGCGAATATTGACTCTTTTATCTTTTTTGAATGTGTTTTTAGCTGCTGCTTTATATTTAGCAATATCCAGTTCAGTTGAAACGGATACCCACTCATCATTTTCATAAGAGTCGAGTATTTCTTTCTCATATTTATTTAATTTGATTGTCATGATTTCACCTCAAGATACTTTCTTGTTGCTTTTCGGCTGGGAATTATAGTTTTTAGAAAAAACTCAGAATCGTTTTCAACAAAGGGAACGAGGTATGCGTAATTATCAATTTCAAGGATAAACATTTGTTGGTTTGGGTATTTAGAAGTATCTGGATGTTTAATCACATCTAAAACCTGTTCATTTTCAATATATTGAATAACCCTTTCAAAAGAGATGCCCCGCTCTTTGATCAACTCTTCGTTTTTTTCAGGATTCCAGAAAAAATAGCTCATGCTTTAAATGTAGCACATTGTGTGCCTTTTGCAATCTTTTGCGTATAACAGAGACTATTGACCACAAGGATGCAGGTAGGTAGAGCAATTGCCGGTGGATGGTTTCACGGCGTGTCTCTGTTAGAGAGGAGCCATCCCTGCCTCGACCTTACCCAACAACATATCCAAAAAACGTTGCCGAACAGGCGGCGAAAAGTCTCGATAGACCTGATAACGCGCATGTTGCTGAGGTTCCTGTCGATTCAGAGTAATCCCCCATAAGGGGCTAACCGAGGCGGGGTGAAGCGCATAACGAACATCAGCCAGCACATCAGGCCTATCCGGGGTTATCGCCACGAAGCCGTCCGAGAAACGTGTAAAGCGTTCGATGTCACGATAGAGTACGGAATCCTGCGCCAACCCAGTGGCATCTCGCTCAGGTCGAAATAATACAACCGAATCCCCATTATAGATAGTGTTGGTAAAGAATCCGACACGCACCGCATTGACATAAAGCATGCCCTCATACTGATACACGGTACGCCAAAGTAACAGATTCCCCAGGCTGGGCTTCACTACTGATCTTTCAATAGAGTGTCCTCTGCTCTGAACCCATTCCTGCAATACATTCTCGGCACGCTGATGTTGCAACCCGCCCAGTGACAAATAAAACACTGCAAACAATAATCCCCATCGAGCCATAACCGCTCGCCTTGTCCTCAATGCCAGCCACATCATCAATAACAGCGGCAAGGTAAACAAGGGATCAATAATAGAGATAATATTAAAAGAGATCCTTTCTGGAATCAGCGGCCAGAATAAATAGGTGCCATAGCTGGTGCAGGCATCAATGAAACCACTCATGCTATAACCCAACAGCGAGAACAGATATAAACGTCGAAAATCCATTCTGTTTTTTAACAACGGCCACAACAATAAACAGGCAATCAAGGCACCAAGCGGGATAAAAAAGATCGAGTGGGTAAAGTGACGGTGATATTCAATCGTCAATAAGGGGTCGTTACTGGAATAGATGAATATATCGGCATCGGCCAACAGCCCGGAAAAGGCACCCACCATTGTCGCTATACGCATCTCAGCGCGAGATGCCCGACTCTGTGCCAGGGTTGCCCCTAATAAGCCCTGGGTCAATAAATCCATAAGCTTATTTCTCTTTCCAATGGGTCATATAATATAGAACAATCACCGTGATAGCGCCCAGGGTGTCCGCCAGCATATCCTTCTGTGCATCCCATTGATCGCCTTGGGAACCCAGGAACTCAATACCATTAGCCGGATCCAGTGCTGCCGCAAACCACCACTCCAGGATCTCGTAACCCGCGGCTACTGACATAATAAAAAACAGACTAAAGAACCCGGCCAATACCCAGCCACAATAACGTTTGCGCAATAACCACTCCATCATGGCATAGGCATAAAACCCTACCGAGAAATGCCCAATACGATCAAAGTTATTACGCCCCTCACCAAACCAATCATAAAACCACGGCACGGGTACATTGGCAAAAGTATAGTGCGCACCCACGGTATGCCAGAACAACCATACCGACATGAGCATATAAGTAATAGTGGAAAACCGGAACGCCCTGAAACTAATCACCAGCATGGAGAATATCAATACCACCGGGATCACCTCGGCAATCCAGACATCCCTGGAGGAAGGGTCAATGCCTAACGCAATAAAGAACAGCACAAAAAAAACCGCAAAAAAAATCAAGGGGTCAGAGCTCTTGATCGGTTTTTGAGTGATCTTAGTTTTCAAGAGCTCTGACCCCTTGATTCTGACCCCTTGATTAATTAATTGCCCCTGAGCAAACATCTGCAATAATAGATCGGCTTCTTCTGTCGAGAGCTGCTGCGATAATTTCTGTATATCCACTTCACGTTGTGCGCATAGTTGTTCGGCAAAGGAACGACTAACTTTGTAATCTTCACCATCGACAAATAATAGCGTTTGTCCGGCCTGCTCAATGAAGGCAAAGCGACTGGCAGAATTACGCTGCAATCGGGGATATCGTGCACAAAGTTCATCAATACTGGAAAAGGTCTCATCAGCTTCCAACGACAAATCAGCTCGCGGGTCACTAACAAAACGACCAAACCACTGTGCCATAGCTGGATGGGCGGGATCAAGATATTCAGCAAGGATCTTACGCAGGTGTTCAATGGCATCGCTACTAATCTCATTAGCACACGCTTGCATATTCAAGGCAGGGTCTTTCCATGTTTTTTCAGCGGGCAGATCACGCGTAATAAACCCCATAAAGTCATTCAGCATATCGGCATGGCTACTGGCACGAAAGCCAATCGAGAAGCTCAAGCAATCATCCGTCGCAACACCATAGTGAGACACACCGGGCGGGATATAGATCATATCACCCGGCCCCAGCAACCACTCCTGTTCGGCAACAAAATCTTTTTGTATACGCAGATCGGTATCCTCTACCTGATTATCCGCAGATACCGCTTGCTCATGGATCTGCCAACGCCGATGCCCCTGCGCTTGTAAGATAAAGACATCATACTGATCAAAGTGCGGCCCCACCGAACCACCCTCCGGGGCATAACTGATCATCAGGTCATCCAGTCGCCATTCGGGTATAAAACGAAAGGCATCAACAATCCAGGCAAGTTGTGGAAGATGTTTTTCAACATCGTTAACCAATAGTGTCCAGTGTGTTTCCGGCAGTTGAGCAAAGATTGCTTCATCCATCGGCCCATAGATCGCCTGCCAGGGATGTTCACCCCCCTTCTCGATCACAATGCGGGAATCCACACCTTCTTCACAGGCCAGCCCTGCTAATTCATCGGCACTGATCGGGGTCTGAAAATCGGGGAAGGCCTGAGCAATAAACAGGGGCTTTTTTTGCCAATAATCGCGTAGAAAGGTCTCTATCGAGAGGTCTGCAAGTGGGTTTTTTGGTTTTTGGGTCAAGAGGATCATGTTGGTGCGCGGTGCGCACCCTACCCTAGATATTCTCGTAGCCCCAAACGCACATAATGATCCAGGATCAAAAAACCAAACAAGGCACTGAGATAAAAGATGGAATAGGCAAAGGTCTTCATCGCGTGATCATCACTGGCACCTGTTCGATAGAGCTTAATGGCATGATAAACAAAACCAATACCTAATGCGATGGCACCCGCCAGATAGACCAGCCCGGACATCTTAATGACAAATGGCATCAGGGTAACGGCAAACAACATCAAGGTATAAAGCAGGATGTGTAGCTTGGTGAAGATAACCCCATGCGTCACGGGTAACATCGGCAACCCGGCTTTGGCATATTCTTCACGACGTTTAATTGCCAATGCCCAGAAATGAGGGGGTGTCCAAACGAAGATAATCAGAAACAATAACAAAGCCTCGGCAGGCAACTCACCTGTCATTGCGGCCCAACCCAGGGCAGGCGGTGCGGCACCTGCAGCACCACCTAATACGATATTCTGTGGTGTGGTACGTTTGAGAAACATGGTATAGATAACGGCATAACCGATAAGCGAGGTCAGGGTTAATATCGCCGTGATCATATTCACCTTGAGCACCAGGATAAGCATGGCGATTACGCCCAGCGACAAGGCGAAAATCAATGCTGCACGACTGCTTAATTCACCTTGTGGTAATGGTCGACCCTGAGTACGTTCCATGATCTGATCAATGCGTTGATCAACCCAGTGATTGATTGCAGCCCCGGATGCCGATGCCAGGGCAATGCCGAGACTGGCATAGAAAAATAACTCCAGTGGCAGACCTTGTGGGGTCGCCAGCAACATCCCTACCATGGCGGTAAAGACGATCAACATCACTACCTTTAATTTACACAGGGCAAGGTATTGCTTACAACTACAAGATACCGATGTCAGTCTTAATGTTAATTCACTCATGGATCAAACCCTGTTTTTATTCGTATAGTGCAAGAGAAAATTCAAGCGCAACATCGCCAGTAATAACAACGCTGCCCCCGCATTATGGGCAACAGCTAAAGCCAGTGGCAAACGCAATAATACATTGGCGATACCAAGACCTAACTGCAACAATAACAACACCATGACCCAATAGGCCACACGCCGTATAAGCAACAAGCGAACTCCCGATAACACGCTGATTACTATAGCACTAATTAACAAAAAGGTCAGCAATGCCCCGACTCGATGCAGGGTATGCACGGTCATACCGGCGGCATTCGATAAAGTACCGCCTTCATAGTTAACCCCGCTCTCGCGAAAGAAGACGTAGGCCTCTGAAATCTTCATTTCTGGCCACCATGCCCCCTGACAGGTTGGAAAATCAGGGCAGTACAACGCAACATAATTAGTACTGGTCCAACCACCGAGAAAAATCTGTAGTGCCAACATAAGCAGACCCGCCCGTGCCCAGAATAATAGGCCATTAGAAACACTGCGACCCGTAATCAATGTTTGCTGTAAGGTCTTATTCTGTTTCATCCATACCCAGAACAGGAGCGACAAAGTGAGCAAGCCTGTCAACAGATGCAAGGTAACAATCGTCGGCTTCAATAACAGGGTCACCGTCCACATCCCGAGCATACCCTGAAAGATCACCAGACCCACCAGAATCAGGGGGACGTAAAACTGTTGCTGATGCCCCCGATTTCTCCATGCAATCCATGCCATTATCAGGATCAGAAAACCGAGCGTACTCGCCAGATAACGATGCACCATCTCCTTCCATGCCTTACCGCTATCCACGGAGTGCTCAGGAAAGGCATCCATCGCCTGCTTAATCTCATGGTGCTCATCCG is a window from the Gammaproteobacteria bacterium genome containing:
- a CDS encoding antitoxin, which codes for MTIKLNKYEKEILDSYENDEWVSVSTELDIAKYKAAAKNTFKKDKRVNIRISKIDLDLLQEKALIEGLPYQTLMSSVLHKYVTGRLKDKNA
- the greB gene encoding transcription elongation factor GreB: MSRYRPPQPRSSAYITRQGYDRLDAELADLWVRRREVTTAITAAAAEGDRSENAEYIYRKKQLCEMDRRIRYLQKRLDDLTVVDSVPSNESQIFFGAWVELEDEEGEVVTYRIVGPDEFDVEKGWISMDSPVARALMKKSLDDEVEVMLPDGACRFIVTGIAYKESDDKKT
- a CDS encoding DUF2238 domain-containing protein; translated protein: MILLTQKPKNPLADLSIETFLRDYWQKKPLFIAQAFPDFQTPISADELAGLACEEGVDSRIVIEKGGEHPWQAIYGPMDEAIFAQLPETHWTLLVNDVEKHLPQLAWIVDAFRFIPEWRLDDLMISYAPEGGSVGPHFDQYDVFILQAQGHRRWQIHEQAVSADNQVEDTDLRIQKDFVAEQEWLLGPGDMIYIPPGVSHYGVATDDCLSFSIGFRASSHADMLNDFMGFITRDLPAEKTWKDPALNMQACANEISSDAIEHLRKILAEYLDPAHPAMAQWFGRFVSDPRADLSLEADETFSSIDELCARYPRLQRNSASRFAFIEQAGQTLLFVDGEDYKVSRSFAEQLCAQREVDIQKLSQQLSTEEADLLLQMFAQGQLINQGVRIKGSELLKTKITQKPIKSSDPLIFFAVFFVLFFIALGIDPSSRDVWIAEVIPVVLIFSMLVISFRAFRFSTITYMLMSVWLFWHTVGAHYTFANVPVPWFYDWFGEGRNNFDRIGHFSVGFYAYAMMEWLLRKRYCGWVLAGFFSLFFIMSVAAGYEILEWWFAAALDPANGIEFLGSQGDQWDAQKDMLADTLGAITVIVLYYMTHWKEK
- a CDS encoding helix-turn-helix transcriptional regulator, which encodes MNFYSMTNKAIAEALGQRIEQLRLEQNRTQQQIADEVGLSRVSYRKLVTGQAKFENIIAVLRVLGKLDLVEQFIPEVTFSPMEQLKLQGKKRRRAKSATTSKSNIKQGSMSDKLVDKELDW
- a CDS encoding BrnT family toxin, yielding MSYFFWNPEKNEELIKERGISFERVIQYIENEQVLDVIKHPDTSKYPNQQMFILEIDNYAYLVPFVENDSEFFLKTIIPSRKATRKYLEVKS
- a CDS encoding heme A synthase — its product is MINPAIFTRLSLAAFLLALVVIVVGAYVRLSDAGLGCPDWPGCYGQLVAPDEHHEIKQAMDAFPEHSVDSGKAWKEMVHRYLASTLGFLILIMAWIAWRNRGHQQQFYVPLILVGLVIFQGMLGMWTVTLLLKPTIVTLHLLTGLLTLSLLFWVWMKQNKTLQQTLITGRSVSNGLLFWARAGLLMLALQIFLGGWTSTNYVALYCPDFPTCQGAWWPEMKISEAYVFFRESGVNYEGGTLSNAAGMTVHTLHRVGALLTFLLISAIVISVLSGVRLLLIRRVAYWVMVLLLLQLGLGIANVLLRLPLALAVAHNAGAALLLLAMLRLNFLLHYTNKNRV
- a CDS encoding protoheme IX farnesyltransferase, coding for MSELTLRLTSVSCSCKQYLALCKLKVVMLIVFTAMVGMLLATPQGLPLELFFYASLGIALASASGAAINHWVDQRIDQIMERTQGRPLPQGELSSRAALIFALSLGVIAMLILVLKVNMITAILTLTSLIGYAVIYTMFLKRTTPQNIVLGGAAGAAPPALGWAAMTGELPAEALLLFLIIFVWTPPHFWALAIKRREEYAKAGLPMLPVTHGVIFTKLHILLYTLMLFAVTLMPFVIKMSGLVYLAGAIALGIGFVYHAIKLYRTGASDDHAMKTFAYSIFYLSALFGFLILDHYVRLGLREYLG
- a CDS encoding metal-dependent hydrolase — translated: MDLLTQGLLGATLAQSRASRAEMRIATMVGAFSGLLADADIFIYSSNDPLLTIEYHRHFTHSIFFIPLGALIACLLLWPLLKNRMDFRRLYLFSLLGYSMSGFIDACTSYGTYLFWPLIPERISFNIISIIDPLFTLPLLLMMWLALRTRRAVMARWGLLFAVFYLSLGGLQHQRAENVLQEWVQSRGHSIERSVVKPSLGNLLLWRTVYQYEGMLYVNAVRVGFFTNTIYNGDSVVLFRPERDATGLAQDSVLYRDIERFTRFSDGFVAITPDRPDVLADVRYALHPASVSPLWGITLNRQEPQQHARYQVYRDFSPPVRQRFLDMLLGKVEAGMAPL